TGTTTCCAGGAATATGGTGGAAAGAGCTGTCCTGATCAACAACACACTGAGCAGTCTCAAGTTTCTCAATCTCAGCAGCAACAAACTTTGGACAGTTCCAACCAATATGCCCCACAACATAGAGACAGTGGATCTATCCAATAACTTCTTGTCCCAGATACTCCCAGGAACACTGGTGAGACTGCAACACCTCACAAGCCTCTACCTGCACAACAACAAGTTCTCATACATTCCTGACAAAGCTTTTGaccagctctcccagctgcaggtaATAACTCTGTACAACAACCCCTGGTCCTGCAGCGATAACCAAAACATCCCTTACGTGCTGCAGTGggtgcagggcacagctgcccgTGTTGTGGGGGCCCCCTGTGCTGaccagccctggccctgggcGAGCGCCGCGCCAGCGCAGCCCACGGCCCTGGACTCCAGCCCCATGATCAAAGGCACGAAGGCAGCGGACAGGGAGGCTTCTGCCGCGGCGCCTGAGCCCACCAAAGTGACCAAAACGCACAAACAGTTTAAAGCCAAGGAAGTGCCTCCCTTGGCGACCCAAAGCCACCCGGCTCTGTTCCCCGGCACAGACCGGCCCCTGCTCCGCTCCCCCGACGGCCCCCAGGAGGCCGCGGCCACTCGCACAATCCTCGTCCAGGACTCCGCCGAGGGCAACGCCAGCCTGGCCCCTGCCACGGGATCCTCCACCACTCCCATGACTTTAAGCATCACCAGTGGAATGCCAACAAACTACTCCAAGGTGCCTCAAAGCACAACCGCTACCTTAAGGAAGGAGGAGGCCACGCCGAGCGCGCGCGTGCCCTCCCGCGCCAGCCGCTGGCAgatggggctgctctgcctggcactgctgcacgCCGTGGCCGTGGCTATGGACTAAGGGCTTGCACCCCGTGGAAATTACTGAGGTTATTCCTGTGATAACAGCTGGAGTTAACGCATCCAGCTGAAATAAGGAATGAAAGAAATTCAAAGTCCTGACTCTGATCTAAAGAAAGTAACAGTTCTTAAAGACGCGCACACTAATGTCTCGATACTAAGCTGCTACTTATTTTCATATGTCTTAATTGAGTACAACTAAtctattattttgtttttaaaaatgtgcttattttgtatttaaatttttcattttacttgcACAGAATAAACACATCAGAATTTTAAGTATTGATTTTACGTATGATTTTGTCATtgaacaactggaaaaaacCAGAAGGCCTGTATCATATCTGCATTGTCTTGCTTGACTTGCCAGTGAGCAATTCCTGTAATATAGCAGCACAGATTCTTTGTAAGTTATGATGACAtgcaaaagaaagggaaaaaataaaggaactaAACTGAACTGTTTCACTAATCAGAAGTTATTCCTGAGCAAAATCGCTAGCATGTATATCTATGTTTGCTTCATACGTATTagagtattttaaatatgaagaaCAACAGTTTTGAATTTAGGAATTAAATATGACAATGCCATGATGTCTGCTAAGAGGGTGTAAACTGAGGTGGCAACATGGTCCAACTTCAGCATGGGACAGTGGTAGGGGCCAGTATCCTTCTGCTCTGGCTTGACTTAGAGACTGCAGGCAAGTTATTGCTCtctccatattaaaaaaaaaaggaaaaaaagaagaaaaaaaaaagataaaagtagAGAAAAATGCCAGATGTTCAATGCCATGACACTGTCAAACACCAAGGAGTTATCCACCCAAATTAATGACCTGGAACTCCTTGATTTTATGTCAAGTGACATCCTGAAATGTTAATATGGTGTGCTTAAAAGAATACCACAAATCAGCCAGAAGCAAACTACTATCACTAAAATGAAATATCAGCCGATTTCAAACACAAGTCATGTAACAAACCAATTAAGCAGTTAGCTGGTGAGCTGTCGTTGAAACATTCCTGACTCTTGTGACTCCAAAGAGAATGAATCCAGTCCATGGCACTGaacatgcccaaatccctgctTTCTAAGGGCGAGCATGGATGCTCTTCTCCTCGACATCTGCACCGTCAGCCAGTAGAAATAGT
Above is a genomic segment from Vidua chalybeata isolate OUT-0048 chromosome 20, bVidCha1 merged haplotype, whole genome shotgun sequence containing:
- the OMG gene encoding oligodendrocyte-myelin glycoprotein, which encodes MEYQILNTSTCLLVLLVFIPTGLGICPSSCKCSGNDRNVDCSGRNLTVLPQGLQDNLTYLNLSFNQFVDLDHQLTRFTNLRTLDISNNWLKNVPAHLPKSLWELYATNNNIKVLQKLDTAYQWNLRVLDVSRNMVERAVLINNTLSSLKFLNLSSNKLWTVPTNMPHNIETVDLSNNFLSQILPGTLVRLQHLTSLYLHNNKFSYIPDKAFDQLSQLQVITLYNNPWSCSDNQNIPYVLQWVQGTAARVVGAPCADQPWPWASAAPAQPTALDSSPMIKGTKAADREASAAAPEPTKVTKTHKQFKAKEVPPLATQSHPALFPGTDRPLLRSPDGPQEAAATRTILVQDSAEGNASLAPATGSSTTPMTLSITSGMPTNYSKVPQSTTATLRKEEATPSARVPSRASRWQMGLLCLALLHAVAVAMD